A window of the Planococcus citri chromosome 4, ihPlaCitr1.1, whole genome shotgun sequence genome harbors these coding sequences:
- the Idi gene encoding isopentenyl-diphosphate Delta-isomerase 1 has translation MKSLLKTIRFAQPAFFKPRSFATVVPQQLDPYQEEALNEKLILVDENDQIIGTDTKRNCHRVKYGKIPLHRAFSAFIFNSKNELLLQERASSKVTYPNHLTNSCCSHPLYDILVGRDNLQNTGLAVQRRLTFELGIPISEAIPNQFKFITKIHYFSEGDGTWGEHEIDYIYIIRKDFTLVPNPMEIGRIFSVSRADFNSFIKSSGLPLTPWFELIIKNWLFKWWDNLDNLQALRDDKIHRYH, from the coding sequence atgaaatctctaCTGAAAACGATTCGATTCGCGCAGCCCGCGTTTTTCAAACCAAGATCTTTCGCTACAGTCGTGCCACAGCAACTGGATCCGTATCAAGAAGAAGCTTTGAATGAGAAATTGATCTTGGTAGACGAGAACGACCAAATCATCGGCACTGATACGAAACGCAACTGTCATAGAGttaaatacggtaaaataccatTGCACAGAGCTTTCAGcgcatttattttcaattcgaagAACGAATTATTGCTTCAAGAGAGAGCCTCTTCGAAAGTAACCTATCCAAATCATCTTACAAATTCGTGCTGCAGTCATCCTCTATACGATATCTTGGTTGGCCGGGATAATCTTCAAAATACCGGATTAGCTGTACAGAGAAGGTTAACCTTCGAACTCGGTATACCTATATCGGAAGCGATACCGAACCAGTTCAAATTCATCACCAAGatacattatttttcagaagGCGACGGTACTTGGGGTGAACATGAAATCGATTACATTTATATTATTCGTAAAGACTTCACGTTGGTACCGAATCCTATGGAGATAGGTAGAATATTCAGCGTGTCTAGAGCAGATTTTAATAGCTTCATCAAATCATCCGGATTACCTTTGACGCCTTGGTTTGAattaatcatcaaaaattggctATTCAAGTGGTGGGATAATCTCGATAATTTGCAAGCCCTACGAGATGATAAAATTCATAGATATCACTAA
- the LOC135842800 gene encoding E3 ubiquitin-protein ligase KCMF1-like isoform X3, whose product MSRHDGVSCDSCLKGNFRGRRYKCLTCYDYDLCASCYEAGATTTRHTIEHPMQCILTRSDFELYYGGEALTNEQSQSFTCPFCGKMGFTETALQEHVNADHQDSTVEVVCPICAAQPGGDPNLVTEDFAGHLALEHRPTPRDLISFLDEPTGSRHNVRRLPNPTRGIGGRGRRSNMHFSSSGGISSLSPSGRDAVDPIAELLSQLSGVRRNNTTQGSASAQLQQLQMQLQLERQQVRAARQQLERIPRRQVHATSATAATSGTTSTTVTSLSNHVLAVSNASGGTSTPKTSESAANNNTSAHVQSHSQLMLTKCMDTSLSEAELEALEIERADRSYFMQDVLLNTLMINTDDDDDPKDAAESSADKVDNTKSVRERSSPMQQLPPSSQQQQQQQQQQQQQQTQQQQQQQQQQSSQNAVNQSTDRPAVAAKSDQQPQAGKQQRTTQQRTSPTTQRTASQQLSIAAQSRIEFTISRPHQPSPGNINVREVLVGNNNYSSADTARRKPICTVDSINQTTEPPTSH is encoded by the exons ATGTCTCGTCATGATG GTGTAAGTTGTGATTCATGTTTAAAAGGCAATTTCCGTGGTCGAAGATATAAGTGCTTAACATGTTACGATTACGATTTGTGCGCTTCTTGCTACGAAGCTGGTGCTACCACTACACGGCATACTATTGAACATCCTATGCAGTGTATCCTAACGCGTTCGGATTTTG AACTGTACTATGGAGGTGAAGCGTTGACTAACGAACAATCCCAGTCTTTCACATGCCCATTTTGCGGTAAAATGGGTTTCACTGAGACTGCGTTACAAGAACACGTAAATGCCGATCATCAGGATTCTACGGTGGAAGTGGTGTGTCCGATATGCGCTGCTCAGCCTGGTGGCGATCCGAACCTAGTGACTGAAGATTTTGCCGGACATTTAGCTCTAGAACATAGACCTACTCCGAGAGATCTTATCTCCTTTTTAGATGAGCCTACTGGATCAAGACATAACGTTCGTAGGTTGCCAAATCCTACGAGAGGCATTGGTGGTCGCGGCAGAAGATCTAACATGCATTTTAG tTCGTCTGGCGGGATTTCATCTTTGTCTCCGTCTGGAAGAGACGCCGTTGATCCAATCGCAGAATTACTTTCTCAGTTGAGCGGAGTACGTCGTAATAATACTACGCAGGGTTCTGCTTCTGCTCAGTTGCAACAGTTACAAATGCAATTACAATTAGAAAGGCAACAAGTGAGG GCCGCTCGTCAGCAGCTCGAACGAATTCCTAGAAGACAAGTTCATGCCACATCTGCAACTGCTGCAACCAGCGGAACGACTAGTACTACTGTAACATCGCTGAGTAATCACGTTTTAGCTGTTTCTAATGCTAGCGGCGGTACTTCTACCCCGAAAACCAGTGAAAGCGCTGCTAATAATAATACATCTGCTCATGTGCAATCACATTCGCAACTTATGCTTACCAA gtgtaTGGATACAAGCTTATCAGAAGCGGAACTAGAAGCATTAGAAATTGAACGAGCTGATCGTAGCTATTTCATGCAAGACGTGCTTTTAAATACATTAATGATAAACacagacgacgacgacgatccgAAAGACGCAGCCGAATCATCGGCCGATAAAGTCGATAATACGAAATCGGTGCGCGAACGCTCCTCGCCTATGCAACAATTGCCACCATCGTctcaacaacaacagcagcagcagcaacaacaacaacaacagcagacgcaacaacaacagcaacagcagcaacaacagTCTTCGCAAAACGCAGTTAACCAGTCAACGGATCGGCCAGCTGTAGCGGCGAAATCCGACCAACAGCCTCAGGCCGGAAAACAGCAACGCACCACGCAACAGAGAACGTCGCCTACTACCCAACGCACCGCCAGCCAGCAGTTGAGCATTGCTGCTCAGTCTCGTATCGAATTTACTATTTCACGTCCTCATCAGCCTTCTCCTGGTAATATTAACGTTAGGGAAGTTCTAGTGGGTAATAATAATTACTCGAGTGCCGATACCGCTCGAAGGAAACCCATTTGTACCGTAGACAGTATAAACCAAACGACAGAACCGCCTACGTCCCATTAA
- the LOC135843105 gene encoding nonsense-mediated mRNA decay factor SMG8 translates to MLLNKFVFPYDFYKEEKILHNQVVVVSIFGKSSYLSGGCKADIIDKLLGYNIFKKCMLEDTEINDDFLCNIEGFYDKKENIIYLHYVGSFDTHSLLKIYELYSVELEEKGFLTVWTDLKYRYSRALLFLFFVSHVLVVTHPTHVFDLSYVQLFKAFDTIRHKLSEKVSSILKGVKNISSEWQTNGRFCCPRILFYFEKCPPSMKNIDNPEVLANLKKLEHSVEDQIYRILKKCRILSSNTRNSLCAVPLNQEFVFIETETNVMKDWTSFYLNSLISFCTNPNTEQNHCNYGFESLPEAVVNPTASDDHTFSVFLHDHTETAFTKGFDDSAGRHSNANLFEVPVAEVWFEAANKLFDFFVLQSTKDDVSDFSNLKNCLDVDQRFSEARCNKVFPLAIATYQENLPSHYTKKYHETKVTHALSVFGIHARGPQVDNYIQKLVKECDKYWKSGRQMCEILSLTGNPCNLPLHKSSTFESANSESIENINVADLPVTEHSSGVRYISSCNCGHKQGPRDDPFTVRAANYDFYQILGEDCGCSHYDKIQFPVFQPSTKDYRAAQLFSKPTKIVGRKDNVNTLMPNKEFGQETQHGPTQGLSLALISCHSMSLASDMMIVEEQGGFHPAEPINDHNPLKPSQASLTQTSEKIVIQVTDHSDSNKDKGLVRQPSTTEYLPGMLHSESPPGLLPQFPSWSLVCLGPSSLYSHNLGLQEQHHPGFLAGSAYLLPWDVTVRLEHHMKERFWASNDPRNKNAPQRNRRKGTKEFNVKIFVGVEYECPCGHRFMCSSPEKVLKATGSGLVRDNGSKVTNCDMPLYYPCPCRNSKQLIAQLMRIHVVTPKAPVNVTLNPRVQPAPSPCPVFVTGIQEPVRLSQSSYWILRLPYVYYGDRGPYLPPKEHAPSNYGRLLAGLYGISEVPPDTK, encoded by the exons atgttgctgaataaatttgtgtttccgtatgatttttacaaaga GGAGAAAATTCTACACAATCAAGTCGTCgtagtatcaatttttggtaaatcctCTTATCTGTCCGGTGGCTGCAAAGCTGATATTATTGATAAATTGCTTGGatacaacattttcaaaaaatgtatgctCGAAGATACAGAGATCAACGACGATTTTCTG TGCAACATCGAAGGCTTCTATGACAAGAAAGAAAATATTATATATTTACACTACGTAGGAAGCTTTGATACTCACTCGCTGCTGAAAATATACGAGCTATACTCCGTTGAATTAGAGGAAAAG GGATTTTTAACAGTATGGACAGATTTAAAGTACAGATACTCTCGCGCTTTATTATTCCTATTCTTCGTATCTCATGTGTTGGTCGTCACTCACCCTACACATGTGTTTGATTTGAGTTACGTTCAGTTATTCAAAGCGTTTGATACTATCAG GCATAAGTTATCTGAGAAAGTCAGCAGTATTCTCAAAGgagtgaaaaatatttcatccgAATGGCAAACAAATGGCAGGTTTTGTTGTcccagaattttattttatttcgagAAATGCCCTCCTTCGATGAAGAATATTGACAA CCCTGAAGTATtagcaaacttgaaaaaactcgaACACTCTGTAGAAGATcaaatttatagaattttaaaaaagtgccgAATTCTTTCAAGTAATAC TCGAAATTCTTTATGCGCCGTTCCCCTGAATCAAGAATTCGTTTTTATTGAGACTGAAACAAACGTGATGAAAGATTGGACCAGTTTTTATTTGAACAGTTTGATTAGTTTTTGTACCAATCCAAATACAG AACAGAACCATTGCAATTATGGATTTGAAAGTCTCCCTGAAGCTGTTGTTAATCCAACTGCCTCTGAtg atCACACTTTTAGTGTTTTTCTTCATGATCATACTGAAACTGCCTTCACCAAAGGTTTCGATGATAGCGCAGGTAGACATTCAAATGCTAATTTGTTCGAG GTGCCAGTTGCTGAAGTATGGTTCGAAGCAGCTaacaaattattcgattttttcgtaCTCCAATCCACGAAAGACGATGTATCAGATTTCTCTAATTTGAAGAATTGTTTAGACGTCGATCAGAGATTCAGCGAAGCAAGATGTAACAAAGTCTTCCCTTTAGCTATAGCCACATATCAAGAAAATCTACCTTCTCATTACACCAAGAAATATCACGAAACCAAA GTTACTCATGCTTTATCAGTGTTCGGTATACATGCTAGAGGTCCTCAAGTAGACAACTATattcaaaaattagtcaaagAATGTGATAAATATTGGAAAAGTGGAAGACAAATGTGTGAAATTCTGAGTCTGACGGGTAATCCTTGTAATTTACCGCTACATAAAAGCAGCACCTTTGAATCAGCCAATAGCGAGTCGATAGAAAA CATCAACGTTGCGGATTTACCAGTTACAGAACATTCCAGTGGAGTACGTTATATATCGTCGTGTAATTGCGGTCATAAACAAGGTCCTCGAGATGACCCATTTACTGTTCGAGCTGCCAACTAcgatttctatcaaattttaggAGAAGATTGTGGGTGTTCTCATTacgataaaattcaatttccagtttttcaacCCAGCACAAAAGATTACAg AGCGGCGCAGTTGTTCTCAAAACCGACTAAAATAGTTGGACGTAAAGATAATGTCAATACGTTGATGCCTAATAAAGAATTTGGTCAAGAAACTCAACATGGTCCCACTCAAGGCTTAAGTTTAG cGTTAATATCTTGCCATTCTATGAGTCTTGCTAGTGACATGATGATAGTTGAAGAACAAGGCGGTTTTCATCCAGCTGAACCGATCAATGACCATAATCCGCTGAAACCATCTCAGGCGTCTCTAACTCAAACTTCTGAGAAAATAGTGATTCAAGTTACCGATCATAGTGACTCTAATAAAG ATAAAGGACTAGTGCGACAACCTAGCACAACTGAATATTTACCTGGTATGCTGCACAGCGAATCTCCTCCAGGATTATTGCCGCAGTTTCCTTCGTGGTCGTTAGTGTGTCTTGGACCGTCTAGTTTGTATTCTCATAATTTAGGATTACAAGAACAACACCATCCTGGCTTTTTAGCCGGATCCGCGTATCTTTTGCCCTGGGATGTAACTGTGAG attggaACATCACATGAAAGAACGTTTTTGGGCATCCAACGATCCTCGAAATAAGAACGCTCCTCAACGAAATCGTCGTAAAGGAACTAAAG AATTCAACGTCAAGATATTCGTCGGTGTGGAATACGAATGTCCATGTGGTCATCGTTTTATGTGTTCGAGTCCTGAAAAAGTCTTGAAAGCAACTGGTTCCGGTTTAGTTCGAGATAATGGAAGTAAAGTAACAAACTGTGATATGCCTTTATATTACCCATGTCCGTGCCG aaattccaaacaATTAATCGCTCAATTGATGCGGATTCACGTGGTTACTCCCAAAGCCCCGGTCAATGTAACGTTGAACCCTCGAGTGCAACCTGCCCCTAGTCCATGTCCAGTGTTTGTGACTGGAATTCAAGAACCTGTACGATTATCTCAAAGCTCGTATTGGATATTACGATTACC ATATGTTTACTACGGAGACAGAGGACCATATTTACCACCTAAAGAACACGCACCTTCTAATTACGGACGTTTACTAGCTGGTCTCTACGGTATATCCGAAGTACCACCAGATACTAAATAA
- the LOC135842800 gene encoding E3 ubiquitin-protein ligase KCMF1-like isoform X2 yields MINVRSVRLLTQYNGVSCDSCLKGNFRGRRYKCLTCYDYDLCASCYEAGATTTRHTIEHPMQCILTRSDFELYYGGEALTNEQSQSFTCPFCGKMGFTETALQEHVNADHQDSTVEVVCPICAAQPGGDPNLVTEDFAGHLALEHRPTPRDLISFLDEPTGSRHNVRRLPNPTRGIGGRGRRSNMHFSSSGGISSLSPSGRDAVDPIAELLSQLSGVRRNNTTQGSASAQLQQLQMQLQLERQQAARQQLERIPRRQVHATSATAATSGTTSTTVTSLSNHVLAVSNASGGTSTPKTSESAANNNTSAHVQSHSQLMLTKCMDTSLSEAELEALEIERADRSYFMQDVLLNTLMINTDDDDDPKDAAESSADKVDNTKSVRERSSPMQQLPPSSQQQQQQQQQQQQQQTQQQQQQQQQQSSQNAVNQSTDRPAVAAKSDQQPQAGKQQRTTQQRTSPTTQRTASQQLSIAAQSRIEFTISRPHQPSPGNINVREVLVGNNNYSSADTARRKPICTVDSINQTTEPPTSH; encoded by the exons ATGATTAACGTACGATCAGTTCGATTGTTGACACAATATAATG GTGTAAGTTGTGATTCATGTTTAAAAGGCAATTTCCGTGGTCGAAGATATAAGTGCTTAACATGTTACGATTACGATTTGTGCGCTTCTTGCTACGAAGCTGGTGCTACCACTACACGGCATACTATTGAACATCCTATGCAGTGTATCCTAACGCGTTCGGATTTTG AACTGTACTATGGAGGTGAAGCGTTGACTAACGAACAATCCCAGTCTTTCACATGCCCATTTTGCGGTAAAATGGGTTTCACTGAGACTGCGTTACAAGAACACGTAAATGCCGATCATCAGGATTCTACGGTGGAAGTGGTGTGTCCGATATGCGCTGCTCAGCCTGGTGGCGATCCGAACCTAGTGACTGAAGATTTTGCCGGACATTTAGCTCTAGAACATAGACCTACTCCGAGAGATCTTATCTCCTTTTTAGATGAGCCTACTGGATCAAGACATAACGTTCGTAGGTTGCCAAATCCTACGAGAGGCATTGGTGGTCGCGGCAGAAGATCTAACATGCATTTTAG tTCGTCTGGCGGGATTTCATCTTTGTCTCCGTCTGGAAGAGACGCCGTTGATCCAATCGCAGAATTACTTTCTCAGTTGAGCGGAGTACGTCGTAATAATACTACGCAGGGTTCTGCTTCTGCTCAGTTGCAACAGTTACAAATGCAATTACAATTAGAAAGGCAACAA GCCGCTCGTCAGCAGCTCGAACGAATTCCTAGAAGACAAGTTCATGCCACATCTGCAACTGCTGCAACCAGCGGAACGACTAGTACTACTGTAACATCGCTGAGTAATCACGTTTTAGCTGTTTCTAATGCTAGCGGCGGTACTTCTACCCCGAAAACCAGTGAAAGCGCTGCTAATAATAATACATCTGCTCATGTGCAATCACATTCGCAACTTATGCTTACCAA gtgtaTGGATACAAGCTTATCAGAAGCGGAACTAGAAGCATTAGAAATTGAACGAGCTGATCGTAGCTATTTCATGCAAGACGTGCTTTTAAATACATTAATGATAAACacagacgacgacgacgatccgAAAGACGCAGCCGAATCATCGGCCGATAAAGTCGATAATACGAAATCGGTGCGCGAACGCTCCTCGCCTATGCAACAATTGCCACCATCGTctcaacaacaacagcagcagcagcaacaacaacaacaacagcagacgcaacaacaacagcaacagcagcaacaacagTCTTCGCAAAACGCAGTTAACCAGTCAACGGATCGGCCAGCTGTAGCGGCGAAATCCGACCAACAGCCTCAGGCCGGAAAACAGCAACGCACCACGCAACAGAGAACGTCGCCTACTACCCAACGCACCGCCAGCCAGCAGTTGAGCATTGCTGCTCAGTCTCGTATCGAATTTACTATTTCACGTCCTCATCAGCCTTCTCCTGGTAATATTAACGTTAGGGAAGTTCTAGTGGGTAATAATAATTACTCGAGTGCCGATACCGCTCGAAGGAAACCCATTTGTACCGTAGACAGTATAAACCAAACGACAGAACCGCCTACGTCCCATTAA
- the LOC135842800 gene encoding E3 ubiquitin-protein ligase KCMF1-like isoform X1, protein MINVRSVRLLTQYNGVSCDSCLKGNFRGRRYKCLTCYDYDLCASCYEAGATTTRHTIEHPMQCILTRSDFELYYGGEALTNEQSQSFTCPFCGKMGFTETALQEHVNADHQDSTVEVVCPICAAQPGGDPNLVTEDFAGHLALEHRPTPRDLISFLDEPTGSRHNVRRLPNPTRGIGGRGRRSNMHFSSSGGISSLSPSGRDAVDPIAELLSQLSGVRRNNTTQGSASAQLQQLQMQLQLERQQVRAARQQLERIPRRQVHATSATAATSGTTSTTVTSLSNHVLAVSNASGGTSTPKTSESAANNNTSAHVQSHSQLMLTKCMDTSLSEAELEALEIERADRSYFMQDVLLNTLMINTDDDDDPKDAAESSADKVDNTKSVRERSSPMQQLPPSSQQQQQQQQQQQQQQTQQQQQQQQQQSSQNAVNQSTDRPAVAAKSDQQPQAGKQQRTTQQRTSPTTQRTASQQLSIAAQSRIEFTISRPHQPSPGNINVREVLVGNNNYSSADTARRKPICTVDSINQTTEPPTSH, encoded by the exons ATGATTAACGTACGATCAGTTCGATTGTTGACACAATATAATG GTGTAAGTTGTGATTCATGTTTAAAAGGCAATTTCCGTGGTCGAAGATATAAGTGCTTAACATGTTACGATTACGATTTGTGCGCTTCTTGCTACGAAGCTGGTGCTACCACTACACGGCATACTATTGAACATCCTATGCAGTGTATCCTAACGCGTTCGGATTTTG AACTGTACTATGGAGGTGAAGCGTTGACTAACGAACAATCCCAGTCTTTCACATGCCCATTTTGCGGTAAAATGGGTTTCACTGAGACTGCGTTACAAGAACACGTAAATGCCGATCATCAGGATTCTACGGTGGAAGTGGTGTGTCCGATATGCGCTGCTCAGCCTGGTGGCGATCCGAACCTAGTGACTGAAGATTTTGCCGGACATTTAGCTCTAGAACATAGACCTACTCCGAGAGATCTTATCTCCTTTTTAGATGAGCCTACTGGATCAAGACATAACGTTCGTAGGTTGCCAAATCCTACGAGAGGCATTGGTGGTCGCGGCAGAAGATCTAACATGCATTTTAG tTCGTCTGGCGGGATTTCATCTTTGTCTCCGTCTGGAAGAGACGCCGTTGATCCAATCGCAGAATTACTTTCTCAGTTGAGCGGAGTACGTCGTAATAATACTACGCAGGGTTCTGCTTCTGCTCAGTTGCAACAGTTACAAATGCAATTACAATTAGAAAGGCAACAAGTGAGG GCCGCTCGTCAGCAGCTCGAACGAATTCCTAGAAGACAAGTTCATGCCACATCTGCAACTGCTGCAACCAGCGGAACGACTAGTACTACTGTAACATCGCTGAGTAATCACGTTTTAGCTGTTTCTAATGCTAGCGGCGGTACTTCTACCCCGAAAACCAGTGAAAGCGCTGCTAATAATAATACATCTGCTCATGTGCAATCACATTCGCAACTTATGCTTACCAA gtgtaTGGATACAAGCTTATCAGAAGCGGAACTAGAAGCATTAGAAATTGAACGAGCTGATCGTAGCTATTTCATGCAAGACGTGCTTTTAAATACATTAATGATAAACacagacgacgacgacgatccgAAAGACGCAGCCGAATCATCGGCCGATAAAGTCGATAATACGAAATCGGTGCGCGAACGCTCCTCGCCTATGCAACAATTGCCACCATCGTctcaacaacaacagcagcagcagcaacaacaacaacaacagcagacgcaacaacaacagcaacagcagcaacaacagTCTTCGCAAAACGCAGTTAACCAGTCAACGGATCGGCCAGCTGTAGCGGCGAAATCCGACCAACAGCCTCAGGCCGGAAAACAGCAACGCACCACGCAACAGAGAACGTCGCCTACTACCCAACGCACCGCCAGCCAGCAGTTGAGCATTGCTGCTCAGTCTCGTATCGAATTTACTATTTCACGTCCTCATCAGCCTTCTCCTGGTAATATTAACGTTAGGGAAGTTCTAGTGGGTAATAATAATTACTCGAGTGCCGATACCGCTCGAAGGAAACCCATTTGTACCGTAGACAGTATAAACCAAACGACAGAACCGCCTACGTCCCATTAA